A window of Thiocapsa bogorovii genomic DNA:
ATGCCGGCGCAGTAACATAAGCCGTGATAGACGTGGGTTCGACGATGCATGCTGTTGCTCTCGGCGATACCCCGCGCGTGGAGGCTGTTGGACGATGACGACTCGAAAGCATACCGCTCCAGGCTGGGTTTCGACAGTCTCCGAGCTCGCCGCGCGTCTTCGCCGCGTGCTTGTGTGGACGTTGACGTTCGAGTTGTTCAACCAGCTTGATAAAAGACGCCTGTTGCGGTCGTTCATCGTGCCCAGAGTGCGCCCGGACTATCGCGTCCAGATCGAGATCCCGGAGTATGTCAGGGAGTCCGCGGAGCCCTATCAGATCGATGAATTTCGCGCCTTGATCGAGCGCGTCGATATTCGCGGCAAGCGGATTCTGGAGATCGGCAGCGATTATCACATGTGCTCGGCGCGTCTTTTTCAGGCGAACGGTGCGCTGGATGTGGTCGGCACCAATATCGGCGATTGGCGCAGCCTCGAGGCCCTGCCGGTCGGCGTCGAGCTGAAGGTCGGCGATGTCGCCGACGTGGAGTATCCGGCCGATAGTTTCGATATCATCTACGGGATCGCAGTCCTGGAGCATATCGTGGATTTCGATCGGGTCTGTGCCGCGCTCAAGACCCTGCTGCGTCCCGGTGGCGTCATCTATCTCCAGGGCGAGCCGATCTGGTCCGGGCCGCAGGGGCATCATCTTTGGTATCAACCGGAATCAGCCGGCGCATCCGCTGCGTCTTCGATGCATGATCCGGTCGGCGGACCTGTCCTCTACCGATTCGACGAGGCGGCAAGGAATCCGATTCCGGATTGGGCGCACCTGGTGCTCGGTTCTCACGAGATGGAGGATCTCCTGATTCGCAAAGGCGTGCCGGCGTCGCACGCCGCCGGGATCACCCGATTCGTTTACAATCTCGGCGGCGACAAGACGGGCTCCTGCTCGAACTTTCAAAGTGCCAGCGCGATCATCGCTGCGTTGAGCGTATCATTCGATATCGAAGCGGAACGGATCGCTATTAATATCGACGAGGAGCGGATTCATTCCGTTACCGGCAAGAATCAATACTATCGCCGGGCGCTTCGGCAATATTCGAAAGAAGATCTTTGGACACGGGGACTTGTCGTCTGGATGCGGCACAAGTCAGACGGCAATGACGCGGTTTGCGTAGAGCGTAACGCGACGGCGTCCGGAAACGCCGTGTCCGCGTGATCGGCGTCTTGCCACAATCAACCGACAGATCCTCCCATGAGGCAGCGACCTTGATTCAGATCAACGAACCCGCGCGCGAATACGCCGCGCTTGCACCAAGCATCGAGGCGGCGGTCCTCGCGTCGCTGCGCACGGGGCGCTGGCTCTTCGGCGAGGCAACCGAGGGTTTCGCGCGGGACTTCGCCGAGTATCTCGGCGTGAACCATGTCCTTCCCGTGGCTAACGGAACGGACGCGCTCGAGCTGGCCCTGCGCGCCGTGGGCGTCGGCGCGGGCGACGAGGTCATCACCGCCGCGAATGCCGGCGGGTACACCTCGATCGCGTGTCGGCTCATCGGGGCGATCCCGGTTTATGCCGATGTCGTTTCGCCGACGATGACCCTCGACTCGCAGGATGCCGTCGCGCTCCTCTCGAGCCGGGTGAAGGCCGTGGTGGTCACTCACCTCTACGGCAATCTCGGCGAGGTCGAGGGGCTGCGCGTCCTGCTCGAGGCGGCCGGCCGCGCGGACATCGCAATCATCGAGGACTGCGCCCAGGCGCATGGCGCGCGCGCGGGCGACCGACGCGCGGGCAGCCTCGGAGATCTTTCGACCTTCAGTTTCTACCCGTCCAAGAATCTCGGCGCGCTCGGTGACGGCGGTGCGGTGGTGACCAACCGGGATGATCTGGCGCATCAGGTCCGTCTTCTGCGTCAATACGGTTGGGAGCCGCGGTATCGCAATGTCGCCGCCTATGGCCGCAATAGCCGCATCGACGAAGTTCAGGCCGCGGTTCTGCGCATCAAGCTCGAGCATCTCGACGCCATGAACGGCGCGCGCCGTAAAATTCTGCAGGCCTATCGGAATGCGCTACCCGAAGGTTTTCGGCTGTGTGTGGCCGAGGGCGAGGCCACGGTCGGTCATCTCGCGGTGCTGCTATGCCCGAGTCGAGACAGCGCTCGATCACATCTGAACGAAATGGGCGTTCAGACGGATATCCATTATCCGACCCTGGATCCCGATCAGCCGGCCTGGTGCGATCTGCCGATGCGTTGCGGCCCCTTGTCGAATGCGCGTCTCGCCGTCGAGCGTATCCTGACCCTGCCGTGCTTCCCCCACATGACCGAGGACGAGATCGCGAAGGTCTGCGAGGCGCTCCGGTCACTCCCGCCGGCGGGTTAGACTTATGTCGCAGCCTATAGACCAATCCATCGTCATTCCGGTGTATCGCAACGAGGAGAATGTCCCGGATCTCCTGAAGGCGCTCGAGTCTCTCATCGCGTCGATCCAAGGCACGACCGAGGTGGTCTTCGTCGTCGATGGATCGCCGGATCGCTCCGGAGAACTGCTTCGTGACGCGCTCGCGGGCTGTTCCTTTCCATCCCGTCTGGTCTCCCACAGCCGAAACTTCGGATCCTTCGCAGCGATTCGTACCGGGCTCGTGCATGCGCGAGGAGAGCGCTTCGCCGCGATGGCCGCCGATCTCCAGGAGCCGCCCGAACTGCTGCTCTCCTTCTTCGAGATCCTCGCGCGGGACGAGGCCGACGTGGTTTTCGGCCATCGTGCCGAACGTCATGATCATGCGGCCAGCAAGCTCTTGTCGAATCTCTTCTGGGGCTTTTACCGGCGCTTTGTCCTGCCGGACGTGCCGCGCGGTGGAGTTGATGTCTTTGCCTGCAATCGCAAGGTCCGCGATGCACTCCTGAACATCGAGGAAAGCAACAGCTCCCTGGTCGCCCAATTGTTTTGGGTGGGCTTTCGGCGCAAGTTTGCCGCCTATACGCGGCTTGCACGCGAGAAAGGCAAGAGCGCCTGGTCGTTCAAGCGCCGCTTCAATTACATGCTCGACAGCATCTTTTCCTATTCGGACCTCCCAGTCATGGTCTTGTTGTGGACCGGGATCCTCGGGATCCTATTCTCCTTGCTGCTGTCGCTCGTGATCCTGGTTGCGAAGATGCTGGGTTGGATCGAGGTGGCCGGCTATACCCCCGTCATGCTCACCATCTTAATCATGGGCAGTTTTTCGCTGTTTTCACAAGGTTTGATGGGATGCTACCTGTGGCGCACCCTGGAAAACACCAAGCACCGGCCACTCAGCCTGGTGTCGGACGAGCGGGATTTTCAAGGTCGGATCGAGGGGAAGCCCAATGACTGAGCAGGAGTTTTTCGTTCACCCATCCGGGATCTGCGAAAGCGAAACGATCGGGTCGGGGACGCGCGTGTGGGCCTTCTCGCATGTGCTTCCCAGGGCGTCGATCGGGGCGGATTGCAACATCTGCGATCATGTCTTCATCGAGAACGACGTCACCATCGGCGACCGTGTCACGATCAAGAGCGGTGTCCAACTGTGGGACGGCATTCGCGTCGGTGACGATGTCTTCATCGGGCCGAATGCAACCTTTACCAACGATCGGTTTCCCCGCTCCAAGCGCTATCCGGACAGCTTTGCGGTCACGACGCTCGAGGATGGCGCCTCGATCGGGGCGAATGCGACGATCCTGCCGGGGTTGACGATCGGAAAACGTGCCATGGTGGGTGCGGGAGCGGTCGTGACTCGGTCTGTTCCGCCCAACGCGGTCGTTGCCGGCAACCCGGCGCAGATCATCGGCTATCAATCGGCGTCCGAGACGAAGCAGTCGCGGCTCGGCACCCTGTCGGTTCTCGAGGCCAGCCGCCTCGGGGTTGACGGTCTGCCCGCGCTCGTGGTGAACGGGTGCAACTTGGTGCAATTGCCTGTCTTCAATGACCTACGCGGCGATCTGATGGTGGCCCAATTCGATCAGCATCTGCCGTTTTCGCCGAAGCGCGTTTTCTTTGTCTACCATGTCCCGAACGATCACGTGCGCGGTGAGCACGCTCACCGCGAATGTGCGCAGTTTCTGGTGGCCCTCAACGGGGCCCTCTCGGTGGTCGTGGATGACGGCGCGGAGCGACAGGAGATCCGATTGGATCACCCGGGGGTCGGTCTGCTGATCCCGCCGCTAGTCTGGGGAATCCAATACCGCTTTTCTGCCGATGCGGTCTTGGCGGTCTTCGCGTCCCACCCCTACGAGTCGAACGAATATATTCGTGACTACGACGCGTTTCTGCGCCTGGTGACCGCGTCTGAACCGCAGGCATGATGAAACACCTTTTGGGATTGTTCATCATCCCGGTCGTGGGGTGGCCGACCGAGAGCAGAGTCCACCGAACTCTGCGCCGGCGCTGGTGGACTGCGCTGCGCTTGTCCACCCTACAGCGCTTGTCGACCTTATGGCAGCGATTGGCGACGTGGCCGGGTTGATCAGCAAGTCCCATCTTTTGGGCGGACAGGGTCTGCTCGGCGACGGTTTGCGGTTTGCCCTCGTCGGTGCAGCCAATACGCTGTTCACCCTTCTCGTTTTCCAGCTTCTTCTGTTTTGGCTTTCGCCTCTTGTCTCCTATTATCTCTCCTGGGCGATCGGGTTGACGGTTCTGCTTGTGGCCTTTCCTCGGTATGTCTTCAAAGGCAGCACCGCGACCGCCTGGCGAGCCGTATCCACTGTCGCCATCTATCTCGCAAGTCTGCTGATTGGCGGTATTCTGTTGAGTGAGCTGACGGCGATCGGGATGAATCCGCGTTTCGGCATCCTGATCACGATCGGCTTTACGACCATCTTCAATTTTGCGGCATCTCGGCTCGTGTATCGGTTGATTCGGCCGGATCCGGCTTAAACCGCGCCCGGTGCGGTATGCGTCGTGTGTTGGATTGGTTTAGCCGCGCCAGCTCCGACAACTGTCGGAGCTGGCGCGGTTTAAGGTTTTGAAAAATTTTAAATTACAAACTGCCTCTCCAAAAAGCTCGGCTCAATCCTTGAGCCCGACACAACGTGAAAACGACGCATATCACTCTGGACGCGGTTTAGGCGGGGCCGCCGATTTAGGACTCCGGGCTTGCTGCTCCGCCAATGCGCTCAAGTAGGCGGAGAAATCGAGTCTATGGCTGTTCAAAAGCTCGTCGCTCAGTGTTTTGGGGTCGAACGGCTCCCAGGCATCCTCGCCCCAATCAGGATTTTCGATGATGGTCTGTACCTTGCCTTGCTTGGACAGGATCACGCTCATGGTCGGATAGGTCCATCCCCAGCTCATGTTGACAAACTGGCGCTGAGCTTCGGGGGTCAGCTCGGCGAGGGCTTGCTCGTGAGAGAGAAGACCGCGGTGGTTGTCCAGAAGGCTGCGGAAGCTCGCGATGTAATGCCGCCACTCGTGCGTTGCGGCGACGTTCCAACCGACCTGTCCGAGCGCCAGCGCAAGCACCACGCCTGCAACAAAACCGGACTCGATGTATGCCTTGGTTTGGGCTGCACGCAGCGAGGCGACTGCCATCAACAGCACCAACGGCGGGATCAGGATCGGCCCGTAGCTTCTCGCGTCGAACTGCAGCTTTGCGGATAGGGCCCGTTCGGCGATCAGGGGAGAGATTGCGGCGAGTACTGCGGCCAGCGCGATGACGATCCACAGAATGCGCTGGAGCTTTAAGAGTCCGCGCCGTGTCGCATAGACCCCGACGAGGAGTCCGAATCCGGCGATCAGGCCGAGAATCGCGGGTGGGTTGTAATAGCCATAGCTCCTAATGAATGCCAGCGACGTAATCGTGGAGAAATAGGACAGAGACCGGCTTTCGTAGTACTCGGATTTCGGCACCAAGATAAACGACAGCACCACGGCCGTGACCGCGATCAAGAGTGCGGTCAGACCCGCGAAATAGAGGCGGTCGTTGGTGCTCTGCGAGCGCAGCAACCGGTAGAGAGCCGCCAACGCGAGGAGCGGTGCCATCAGGACGAACGTCTCGTGGATCACGAAGATCGGTAGGACGAGCGTGAAGACGAGGATGTTGGCAAAGAGCCCGGTTCGGAAAAACAGGATTGTAAAAAAGAGTAGCCAAAAATAGCTGCCGGCAAGCTGCGCCTCTCCGATTGCGGAGAAGGCGCCCGCCATGACACCGGCGAGATAGTAGAACATCGGAAAGATGAAAAGATGCTTATACGCCTTCGGGAGTACGAGGTAGGAGAGTGCGATGAAGACGATCGGCGTCATGAGCATCGTCAACCCGTGAATCCGGGCCAACACGACAAGGTCGTCGATGCCAAGCTTCATGGCAAGGATCGTCGCCCACTGATGCAGGAAATACGACGCGTTGCGAGGTGTCTCCCAAAAGAGAAACTTCTCGCCGGTCGCAAGACTCTGGAGGTGAAACGCCCCGTCGGCGTGAAGTCCGCGCAGTTCATAGGCGCCGTAAGCGGCCGCAATGGCGCAGAGCAGGAGCGAAAAGAGCAAAACGAAAGACGTATAGGATCGGTTGGCCGACGAATTCTCGACTACAAACATGGTGACGGGTCCTTGTATTCCATCAAGACAACAGCCTGCAGACTGGCGAATGAGCGACATTGACGGTCGGGTGCGAGGTTTGCATCACGCCTGACGCATCCTGCCGTCTCAGAATGCCTTCGGGATCAGAATCAACCCCCAGACCACGACGGCAAACACGATACTCGAAAAGACCGCGGCGGAGGCAATGTCCTTTGCGCGGGCCGACAGCTCGTTGCGCTCCATGCCGACACGATCGACGTTCGCCTCGATCGCCGAGTTCAACAGCTCGACGATGGGGACCACGAGTAGACTGCCGATGAGCATGGCACGCTCGACCGCGGAGTCGCCGAGCCATAGGCCGAGCGGGATGAGCGGAATCAGCAGGAAGACCTCCTGGCGGAAGGCCTCTTCCAGCTCGAAACAGGCCTTGAACCCTTTCATGGAGTAGCCGAAGGCGTAAACGACCCGCCGCCAGCCTTTGGATTTTCCTTTGGTCATGTCGATCCTTGCTGCTGTCCCTGAGGTTGCCAGGCGAGATCGAGCTGACGCGCGGCGCGCACGTCGTCGAGTCGGCGCACCGGCATGGTGTGTGGGGCCGTCTTCACCAGCTCGGGATTGGTTTGCGCCTCCTCGCGGATCGCGATCATGGCCGCGACGAAGCCGTCGAGATCCTCCTTGCTCTCGCTCTCGGTCGGCTCGATCAGCAGACACTCGGGCACCAGCAGCGGGAAGTAGGTGGTCGGCGCGTGATAGCCGTAGTCGAGCAGGCGCTTTGCGAAATCCATCGCGTTGACGTCCAGCTCTTTGGCCTCGCGCCTGAGCGTGATGATGAATTCGTGGCTGGCGCGCCGCTGCGGGTAGGCGGCATCGAAGCCGGCGGCCTTGAGCCGTGCCATCAGATAGTTGGCGTTCAGGGTGGCGAACTCGGAGACGCGGCGCATCCCCTCGCGTCCGAGCAGCCGGGCATAAATGTAGGCGCGCAGCAAGATGCCCATGTTGCCGCCGAAGGCGGTGAGACGCCCGATGCTCTCGGGGCGCTCTGGCTCGCCGAGCCAGCGGTACGCCTCTGCGTCGTAGGCGACCAAGGGGACCGGCAGGTAGGGCTCCAGGCGCGCCGAGACACCGACCGGTCCGGCACCCGGACCGCCCCCGCCGTGTGGCGTGGAGAAGGTCTTGTGCAGGTTCATGTGGATGACGTCGAAGCCCATGTCGCCCGGGCGCACCTTGCCGAGGATGGCGTTGAGATTGGCCCCGTCGTAATACAGCAGCCCGCCGGCGGCATGAACGCGCGCGGCGATCGCCTGGATGTTCCGGTCGAACACGCCGACCGTGCTCGGGTTGGTCAGCATGATCCCGGCGGTCTGGGGCCCGACGGCGTGCTCGAGCGCGGCAAGGTCGACGTCCCCGTCGGGGCCGGTCGGGATCTCGCGAACCTTGAAGCCGCACATGACCGCGGAGGCCGGGTTGGTGCCGTGTGCCGCGTCGGGGACCAGGATTTCGGTGCGGGCGAGATCGCCGCGAGCCAGATGATAGGCGCGGATCATGGCCACGCCGGCCAGCTCGCCTTGTGCACCCGCAGCGGGGGCCAAGGAGACCGCGTGCATCCCCGTGACCTCTTTGAGCATCTCCTGCAGCTCGTAGAGACAGGCCATAAATCCTTGGCTGTGTGACTCGGGTGCCAGCGGATGGCGCGCCAGAAAACCGGGCAGCATCGCCAGGCTGTTACAGGCCCGCGGGTTGTACTTCATGGTACAGGAGCCCAGCGGGTAGAAATGGGTGTCGATCGAGAAGTTCTTTTGCGACAGCCGTGTGTAATGGCGTACCGCCTGAAGCTCGGAGACCTCCGGCAAGACCGGTCGGCTCCGACGACGCAGCGTCGCCGGGATGTCGATGACCTCGGGCATGGCGAGCGGTGCCTGCGCGGTGGCACGGCGTCCGGGTCTGGAGCGGTCATGTATCAGCATGGCAGTCGGCTTCGATGAGTGAATCGGTTCGGAACCGCAAGGGCGCAGCGGCGCAATGGGAGACAAGGTCGGGGGGTTGGGTTCGGCTCGGCGATGCCGTCATCGTGCCGGGCTAGGCCTGCCTCCGAGAATCCGTTGCGCCTTTGCGGTTCGGAATGAACGCGCCTCAGAGTACAGCCAAGGCGGCGTCGTAGTCGGGCTCTTGGGTGATGTCGGGCACGAGCTGGGTGTAGATCACCTTGTTGTCC
This region includes:
- a CDS encoding DegT/DnrJ/EryC1/StrS family aminotransferase → MIQINEPAREYAALAPSIEAAVLASLRTGRWLFGEATEGFARDFAEYLGVNHVLPVANGTDALELALRAVGVGAGDEVITAANAGGYTSIACRLIGAIPVYADVVSPTMTLDSQDAVALLSSRVKAVVVTHLYGNLGEVEGLRVLLEAAGRADIAIIEDCAQAHGARAGDRRAGSLGDLSTFSFYPSKNLGALGDGGAVVTNRDDLAHQVRLLRQYGWEPRYRNVAAYGRNSRIDEVQAAVLRIKLEHLDAMNGARRKILQAYRNALPEGFRLCVAEGEATVGHLAVLLCPSRDSARSHLNEMGVQTDIHYPTLDPDQPAWCDLPMRCGPLSNARLAVERILTLPCFPHMTEDEIAKVCEALRSLPPAG
- a CDS encoding class I SAM-dependent methyltransferase gives rise to the protein MTTRKHTAPGWVSTVSELAARLRRVLVWTLTFELFNQLDKRRLLRSFIVPRVRPDYRVQIEIPEYVRESAEPYQIDEFRALIERVDIRGKRILEIGSDYHMCSARLFQANGALDVVGTNIGDWRSLEALPVGVELKVGDVADVEYPADSFDIIYGIAVLEHIVDFDRVCAALKTLLRPGGVIYLQGEPIWSGPQGHHLWYQPESAGASAASSMHDPVGGPVLYRFDEAARNPIPDWAHLVLGSHEMEDLLIRKGVPASHAAGITRFVYNLGGDKTGSCSNFQSASAIIAALSVSFDIEAERIAINIDEERIHSVTGKNQYYRRALRQYSKEDLWTRGLVVWMRHKSDGNDAVCVERNATASGNAVSA
- a CDS encoding WxcM-like domain-containing protein, with amino-acid sequence MTEQEFFVHPSGICESETIGSGTRVWAFSHVLPRASIGADCNICDHVFIENDVTIGDRVTIKSGVQLWDGIRVGDDVFIGPNATFTNDRFPRSKRYPDSFAVTTLEDGASIGANATILPGLTIGKRAMVGAGAVVTRSVPPNAVVAGNPAQIIGYQSASETKQSRLGTLSVLEASRLGVDGLPALVVNGCNLVQLPVFNDLRGDLMVAQFDQHLPFSPKRVFFVYHVPNDHVRGEHAHRECAQFLVALNGALSVVVDDGAERQEIRLDHPGVGLLIPPLVWGIQYRFSADAVLAVFASHPYESNEYIRDYDAFLRLVTASEPQA
- the gcvPB gene encoding aminomethyl-transferring glycine dehydrogenase subunit GcvPB, yielding MLIHDRSRPGRRATAQAPLAMPEVIDIPATLRRRSRPVLPEVSELQAVRHYTRLSQKNFSIDTHFYPLGSCTMKYNPRACNSLAMLPGFLARHPLAPESHSQGFMACLYELQEMLKEVTGMHAVSLAPAAGAQGELAGVAMIRAYHLARGDLARTEILVPDAAHGTNPASAVMCGFKVREIPTGPDGDVDLAALEHAVGPQTAGIMLTNPSTVGVFDRNIQAIAARVHAAGGLLYYDGANLNAILGKVRPGDMGFDVIHMNLHKTFSTPHGGGGPGAGPVGVSARLEPYLPVPLVAYDAEAYRWLGEPERPESIGRLTAFGGNMGILLRAYIYARLLGREGMRRVSEFATLNANYLMARLKAAGFDAAYPQRRASHEFIITLRREAKELDVNAMDFAKRLLDYGYHAPTTYFPLLVPECLLIEPTESESKEDLDGFVAAMIAIREEAQTNPELVKTAPHTMPVRRLDDVRAARQLDLAWQPQGQQQGST
- a CDS encoding GtrA family protein — translated: MAAIGDVAGLISKSHLLGGQGLLGDGLRFALVGAANTLFTLLVFQLLLFWLSPLVSYYLSWAIGLTVLLVAFPRYVFKGSTATAWRAVSTVAIYLASLLIGGILLSELTAIGMNPRFGILITIGFTTIFNFAASRLVYRLIRPDPA
- a CDS encoding glycosyltransferase family 2 protein; the protein is MSQPIDQSIVIPVYRNEENVPDLLKALESLIASIQGTTEVVFVVDGSPDRSGELLRDALAGCSFPSRLVSHSRNFGSFAAIRTGLVHARGERFAAMAADLQEPPELLLSFFEILARDEADVVFGHRAERHDHAASKLLSNLFWGFYRRFVLPDVPRGGVDVFACNRKVRDALLNIEESNSSLVAQLFWVGFRRKFAAYTRLAREKGKSAWSFKRRFNYMLDSIFSYSDLPVMVLLWTGILGILFSLLLSLVILVAKMLGWIEVAGYTPVMLTILIMGSFSLFSQGLMGCYLWRTLENTKHRPLSLVSDERDFQGRIEGKPND
- a CDS encoding diacylglycerol kinase, which produces MTKGKSKGWRRVVYAFGYSMKGFKACFELEEAFRQEVFLLIPLIPLGLWLGDSAVERAMLIGSLLVVPIVELLNSAIEANVDRVGMERNELSARAKDIASAAVFSSIVFAVVVWGLILIPKAF